From Danio rerio strain Tuebingen ecotype United States chromosome 2, GRCz12tu, whole genome shotgun sequence:
tcatagtatatgcaTTAAACCTTAaactgacatatcaaccatttggtagaggctgatttTTTAGAAATGATGTGTTGAAAAGAATGTGCCAAAAGTGTGTTATCTAGCAACAATAGGAGTTAAGTTgttcttggtggggtagttaaaaGGTTATTTaaagctagactcttctgtagttacatcatgtactgtGTAAGATAAAGTAAAAGTTGCTATTCAAATTCCTTGATTGTTGTGCCAGAATGAGAGTGTAGTTCCGAACCAAAAATAGCAACTTTCATTTTTTCCGTCGGTTCCTAGCTAAATCGGCCTAGACAAAAAGAAACTTTCATCTTTTAGATAGTCTTCTTAGTAATGTAACTGCAGAACAATCAAGCTTTAAAGAGGAAacttattcatatatatatatatatatatatatatatatatatatatatatatatatatatatatatatatatatatatatgttttttttcctttttttgtaagatgctaatgatctattccaattgctaagctaagctaaaagtgatctTGGCAATAGCAAAACTCcaagggagttgtaaaatgaaccTATTTACCCCCCAAAATGGAGTGTTCCATTAAGAACAAACAGAAAGTAATGGTATAATTAcaggacaaaaaaatatataccaaTAAATTTTAGGATGCTAATTGCTATTGCTTTATACTTCTGCGGCTGAACTGCAATAAgttacacaaatacacaaaacatTTGTGGAAACAGAGTTAACTAGCTCAACTTCTTGTTAATTTAAGTAAAGAGCAAGTTagtagaaatgtttttatttttagtattagtattttgttgagcacaaacatcattataatatattaaaatgatgaattagttaatggtaaataaataaataaataaataaggcagcataacacactttttttaaatgccattagCAGCATAATATCAGATTACAGTATAACTAATAACCTGTGATACACATATAGAAagcatttgaaaatagaatttaGCCAAATTAAGTTTAGTTGATGCCACATTGAAGAGGAAAATAGCATTAGTTTACAATAAAACTATGAAGAACAACATTTATCTCACCTGTAATTGTACTATTTTGTCTTTTGGTCCACAAGAATATCCTGTGGAGTCCTCTGGTGATGAGCGCCATGGCTTTCTTCTGGATAACTGAAAGAGCAGACAACAATCCACGGATAAACAGTTGCTACAAACTGCATGAAGATCACACACTGATCAAGGCGAATAAACTAGTGGTGAGCACAGCATCACGGCCTTCTAAAGAATAAACTAGAAACAAAGTAAGAGAAACAAGTCTGTATTGCCCAAATAGTGTTCAGTCTTGAACAAACATTCCCACAATCCCACACAATACAAATTCTAAGTTGCCTAAAGCAATGTGGCAGAACTCCAGCCTAATGCGCTGCTGCAACTGCCTAATGTATTATCCAAATCTACTTTCACAAACACAACGTGAGACAGCAGAATTTTTCCTTGTTTTTTATGTACCAACGTCTTGTTATTGTTCATTAAtggtttaatgtaaaataataggcAGAGAGAACTAAAACAGATAGTGGAAAACCAGCAGCAGGTGGCGCTAGCCGCTAACTAGCAGTTAGCAGAACGGGCATTGTTTGGTTATTTGTATTGAATTAACTATCACTATGTCATTGTTCTCAAATTACGTAACAAATTTCTGCTTACACTGatttaatcacaattaatcgTTGTTTAATACAGGGTTTGCAACCTTTAAAACGAAGGGAATCCTCACGAGCAAAGgttaattagtaaaaaaatataaataaataacacacacagacacaaaccaCATTATAGACACTAGTATAccatatatacagtattatatcaTATAGACAGTACTCATAtggttaatatattaatatataaagtgCAATATTAATGTAATAAGTATAACACTTCCCTTTAAATCTTGCTCATCTAAATAgtgtctataaataaatatgtctttAAATATGTAAAGATTTGTATATTCAAATTCATTCCCCTTAATTTTTCAGACAAAACCCGTGCGCTTTAATGGACAAATATCACACTTCTTTATGATTTATAGTGCATCATGTTGCTATGTAGCAGTCTATGTGAGCGGAAAGCTTTGACTGGCGTTAGGAAGACCCAATAGCGTCAAAAGAAAGCGCCAAGACGCTCGTCCTTCCACCAATCAGCGCTTACAGGAGGCGGATCTTTTGCTCCCTTTGCTGCCATTGACTTCGTGCAGTACCAATTAGTTATAGCGTACGCCCGGACAACAGAGGTACCACTCCGAGGGGAGATGCCTTTTCTTTTGGTTCTTTCGCATTTAAAATGAACTACGTGATTACGTGCTGGCACTCAAATGGTCGCGCACGCATCTATATCGCCATTTTAGCCCAGCTCGTGGCCCGGACGAGCTGTGATAACGGGATGAATCCCCCCGCCGCGTTTCATCGGTAAGCAAACGAAATAAGCTTGACTTTGCATTGCAAACCCGTTAAATATTACGAACGGCATCCGCTGCCTCGCATCCGAATGAAACCCTGCGCATTGCGGTGCGGTTTGTTTTCATTTCGTCTAGTGTTTTGGAGCGTCGGGCATTCCCTCCTCTCCCACGCACCACCTAATCGATAATCGATTGCATGGGCTTGGGGCAGATGTCACGCTTCTCTCTATGCCATCGTCGGCGCGTGTGATTCTCCGCAGCTGTGTTTAGGACATCCCCGATTCGCCTGTGtcataaatgaaaaacaaacccTACCCTCTAAAATTCACACCACCATGGGAGAAGAATGCTGGCTTTGGAAGGAAACACAAGCCTTGCGCGAGGAGCCACACCAAAATAATAGCCAACCCAGGGATTGTGATGAAAGTGCTACGGCGGAAGAAGATCATCATGTTTCTGGCCTATTTTCTGCTGGTGGCTTTGACCATGCTGAACCTGGCTAACTACAAATGGACCAAAGAGCCTCAGCAGTGCAGTCAGCCAATGCAGGGAGTGAACTTCCAAAGCAGATCAGACATCCGCTATCTTTATAAAGCCCCGCAGGTCAAGAAAAGGCAGCTGGTGTATGTGTTGACCACTTGGAGGTCTGGCTCATCCTTTTTCGGGGAGCTCTTCAACCAAAACCCTGATGTGTTTTTCTTGTATGAGCCTATGTGGCACATTTGGCAAAAGCTATACCCGGGGGACGCTGTCTCCCTACAAGGAGCAGCCCGGGACATGCTAAGCTCCCTTTACAGGTGTGACTTCTCAGTTTTTCAGCTGTACAACAGCCCTGGAGGGAAGAACATAACCTCTTTGGGACTTTTCGGGGCCGCCATCAATAAAGTCATCTGCTCCTACCCATTCTGCTCATCCTACAGGAAGGATGTGGTGGgaatggtggatgagaagatcTGCAGAAAGTGTCCTCCGCAGAGTCTTCAGATGTTAGAGGAGGAGTGCTTAAAATACAACACCATCGTGATAAAGGGAGTGCGCATTCTGGACGTCAACATTCTAGCGCCTCTGATGGAGGACCCCTCGCTCAATCTGAAAGTCGTCCACTTGGTCCGAGATCCACGGGCGGTGGCTAACTCCAGGATTAAATCAAGACATGGACTCATTCGGGAGAATCTGCAAGTGGTGCGCAGCAGAGACCCCAAGCTTCGTCGCGTGCCATTCGTGGACCCCAACCACAAGATGAACAAAAAAGACGGTTCAGATTACCACTCCATCGGAGCCATGGAGGTGATCTGCGAACAAATGTCCAAAACGCTGAAAACTGCTCTTCACCCGCCCAGCTGGTTCAAAGGCAAATACATGACGGTGCGCTACGAGGACCTGGTGGAGAACCCAGTCAGATCTGTTAGGAATGTTTATCGATTTGTGAATCTTTCAGCCAATCACGACATTGAGATCTTTGCCATGAACATGACAACAGGACCCAGTGCCTCCACCAAACCATTCATCGTGTCCTCCAGGAACGCCACGCAGGCGGCTAACGCCTGGAGAACTGTGCTCAACTATCAACAGATCAGACAGGTGGAAGAATACTGTCAGCATTCCATGTCTCTGCTGGGATATCTACGAGTTCGCACGGCCGGCGAGGCCAAGGATTTGAGCAGGCCATTATTGACAGTGCCCAAAATATAAATCACTGCCAAAGACGtttgatgtattttattttttttttgcatttgatcACAGCCTGATACTCGTCCTGTACAAACTGTTATTTATGTTATGCTTAATGGCTCAGTGGAATGTATCTGTTTGCATCATACCGTGCACAGCCACGTACTGTATGTTCGGGACCAGAATGTCATCTGTGCATCACCACATGTTTGACCAAATAagagagaaaaggaaaaaaaaagaaagtacttTTGTGTACGAAGTGTTATTGCTCATTAAAGCTATgccaatatatttatttaatcaaagtgTTTACATTTGGCATTCACTGCTTTCAGTATTCTCGAAACgtacttactttttttttaatagaaatatgGCGTCATCAGGGATGTGCTCCAGTTCTTGTAGACTTTTAGCATACTCAGAAAGGGGTCATTCCCGTTATGTGGCAAATATTCATGACTGTATTAATTCATGGGATTAAAATTTGATCTGAGTTTAATGATTAAGTgggttaatttaaaatatttgctaAAAATGTGAGtggatgttattttttttacaatgtattttgaACAAAAttggttttaatttagtttacatttacatacattaaatgaataaattaatttatataacatttatttaattaaatgctgcCAATTATTTCATGTATAGTGCACAGCATAAATCAGTACacctcattttaaaaaatataatttttattgttcTCAGTAAACATATTTTTGCAGGTTTAATGGCAGttttattatatccattaaaataaaagtttgattaaaGGATAAAaagataattcatttaaaatgaaaataaaaatgtaaacaaaatgtattattttatgttactcttttttttttgccttattaggtttattttctttttaaaatatatattttaacatattcaaaaaTTTTTCCAACATGATCTCAAGTTAATTTGTTAGGTTAGCTCCAGTTTTTGCTTATgtaacaggcctgtagccagcctggggAAAGGGGTGGTTCTCTTTTCTCAAAAAGCGgaccttttttgcagttatttgcctcattttctatttaattatgagatttaaatactgcattttagtgacattttaagctggattaaaactttttgatgtaccaaaaaatttcctaaagataaacgataaagaaatatgaaaacaacacttaatttttaaaatgctaatttatcaCATCATTtatcagtcaca
This genomic window contains:
- the chst2a gene encoding carbohydrate sulfotransferase 2a — encoded protein: MKNKPYPLKFTPPWEKNAGFGRKHKPCARSHTKIIANPGIVMKVLRRKKIIMFLAYFLLVALTMLNLANYKWTKEPQQCSQPMQGVNFQSRSDIRYLYKAPQVKKRQLVYVLTTWRSGSSFFGELFNQNPDVFFLYEPMWHIWQKLYPGDAVSLQGAARDMLSSLYRCDFSVFQLYNSPGGKNITSLGLFGAAINKVICSYPFCSSYRKDVVGMVDEKICRKCPPQSLQMLEEECLKYNTIVIKGVRILDVNILAPLMEDPSLNLKVVHLVRDPRAVANSRIKSRHGLIRENLQVVRSRDPKLRRVPFVDPNHKMNKKDGSDYHSIGAMEVICEQMSKTLKTALHPPSWFKGKYMTVRYEDLVENPVRSVRNVYRFVNLSANHDIEIFAMNMTTGPSASTKPFIVSSRNATQAANAWRTVLNYQQIRQVEEYCQHSMSLLGYLRVRTAGEAKDLSRPLLTVPKI